In Deinococcus sedimenti, a single genomic region encodes these proteins:
- a CDS encoding esterase/lipase family protein, which produces MTASRLPLTLLLAVTSLLSACRSDPAAPAPVQADARLSVAATPTPTETIAAPKLTDLTKTYPGGVQPRTLALDKSVPLILIHGVGGWGRDEGLGLRYWGGLLDVQADLRAQGYTVYTASLGPVSSNWDRAAELYAQIKGGCVDYGAAHAQAQGHAQKDTKKCYAGFYPAWDAAHPVNLLGHSMGGQTARLLVKLLDDGDAANRASGGLFAGGRAGWVRSVMTVSSPNSGSPAADTLQDAIPMFKNLILAFAASVGSIDPENFVYDFDLGQWGLSRAAGEGLSAYNTRVFNSSVWKSRDQAAWDLSADGSAALNTYVGRSRTTKYFSWETNATSRGLVTGWQYPNPTMNAVLSPIAYPYAWPLKPGLGNISGRSPGGSVSYDSSWWANDGIVPNRSMNAPLGQSSVAYTGQLTAPGSWYRLGRVDGYDHLDITGNLSFRDVKAFYRNQAAFLAGQ; this is translated from the coding sequence ATGACCGCATCCCGCCTTCCCCTCACGCTGCTTCTTGCCGTCACCAGCCTCCTGTCCGCGTGCCGCAGCGACCCTGCCGCGCCCGCTCCGGTCCAGGCGGACGCCCGCCTGAGCGTCGCCGCGACCCCCACCCCGACCGAGACGATCGCCGCACCGAAACTCACCGACCTGACGAAGACGTACCCGGGCGGTGTGCAGCCCCGCACCCTGGCACTCGACAAGAGCGTCCCGCTGATCCTCATTCACGGCGTGGGTGGCTGGGGCCGCGACGAGGGCCTGGGCCTGCGTTACTGGGGCGGCCTGCTGGACGTCCAGGCCGACCTGCGCGCCCAGGGCTACACGGTGTACACCGCCAGCCTGGGCCCGGTCAGCAGCAACTGGGACCGCGCGGCGGAACTGTACGCGCAGATCAAGGGCGGCTGCGTGGACTACGGCGCGGCGCACGCCCAGGCGCAGGGGCACGCGCAGAAGGACACGAAGAAATGCTACGCCGGGTTCTATCCCGCCTGGGACGCCGCGCACCCCGTGAACCTGCTGGGGCACTCCATGGGCGGGCAGACGGCGCGCCTGCTCGTGAAACTGCTGGATGATGGGGACGCCGCGAACCGCGCCAGTGGCGGCCTGTTTGCCGGGGGCCGCGCCGGGTGGGTGCGCAGCGTCATGACGGTCAGCTCCCCGAACAGCGGCTCCCCGGCGGCGGACACGCTGCAGGACGCGATTCCCATGTTCAAGAACCTGATTCTGGCGTTCGCTGCCAGCGTCGGCAGTATCGACCCGGAGAACTTCGTGTACGACTTCGACCTGGGCCAGTGGGGCCTCAGTCGCGCGGCGGGCGAGGGCCTGAGCGCGTACAACACCCGCGTGTTCAACTCCTCCGTCTGGAAGTCTCGCGATCAGGCCGCGTGGGACCTGTCCGCGGACGGCTCGGCCGCGCTGAACACGTACGTGGGCCGCAGCCGCACCACGAAGTACTTCTCCTGGGAGACGAACGCCACCAGCCGGGGGCTCGTCACGGGCTGGCAGTACCCGAACCCCACCATGAACGCGGTCCTCTCCCCCATCGCGTACCCGTACGCGTGGCCGCTGAAACCGGGCCTGGGGAACATCAGCGGGCGCAGCCCCGGCGGGAGCGTCAGCTACGACAGCTCCTGGTGGGCGAACGACGGGATCGTCCCCAACCGCTCCATGAACGCACCGCTGGGCCAGAGCAGCGTGGCGTACACCGGGCAGCTCACCGCACCCGGCAGCTGGTACCGGCTGGGCCGCGTGGACGGGTACGACCACCTCGACATCACGGGGAACCTGTCGTTCCGGGACGTGAAAGCCTTCTACCGCAACCAGGCGGCGTTCCTGGCCGGGCAGTGA
- a CDS encoding response regulator transcription factor, which yields MPTRLLILDEDPAVQAALRRLTSHGYLVAVATTAREGWQQLTEHPPSLILMNTRLPDRDGLDFLKQLHLERPIHPPVILLTGNGDLQLKLAFMDAGAVDYVVRPCAWRELLARMRVQVRTAPGATPIYHGPLALLPAARACQVGAEEVPLSETEYRLLEHLTANSGQRLSRQDLLDACWPSGHAPQLTTLNSHLARLRSKLRQAAGGTDLIHAPYGSGVVLEVPTSLNIPEPILA from the coding sequence ATGCCCACCCGCCTGCTCATCCTGGACGAGGACCCGGCCGTCCAGGCCGCGCTGCGGCGCCTCACCTCGCACGGGTATCTGGTGGCAGTCGCTACCACCGCCCGCGAGGGCTGGCAGCAGCTCACGGAACACCCCCCCTCGCTGATCCTGATGAACACCCGCCTGCCCGACCGTGACGGCCTGGACTTCCTGAAACAGCTGCACCTCGAGCGGCCCATCCACCCCCCCGTCATCCTGCTCACCGGGAACGGCGACCTGCAACTCAAACTGGCGTTCATGGATGCCGGAGCGGTCGATTACGTGGTGCGGCCCTGCGCCTGGCGGGAACTGCTGGCCCGGATGCGCGTGCAGGTGCGGACCGCGCCGGGCGCCACCCCGATCTACCACGGTCCCCTGGCCCTGCTGCCCGCTGCGCGGGCCTGCCAGGTTGGTGCCGAGGAAGTGCCCCTGAGCGAAACCGAGTACCGCCTGCTGGAACACCTGACCGCCAACAGCGGGCAGCGCCTCTCCCGGCAGGACCTGCTGGACGCCTGCTGGCCCAGTGGGCACGCGCCGCAACTGACCACGCTCAACTCCCATCTGGCCCGCCTCCGGTCCAAGCTCAGGCAGGCCGCAGGGGGAACGGACCTGATTCACGCGCCGTACGGCAGCGGCGTGGTGCTGGAAGTCCCGACCTCCCTGAACATTCCGGAACCCATCCTGGCATGA